AAAATTAAACTTTATACGTGTGCATAAATCTTATATCGTTTCTTTAAAACACATCTATTCTGTTCAAAGAAATAGAATTATTATTGATGATAATTGGATTCCGATAGGTTTAAATTATAGAGATGATTTTATCAAAAGAATAGATAACTAGTTTTACAATTCTATACTTCTAAAAGTTAAATTAATTCTTGGTGATCTTACTTTTTTAGTGGGTGGTAATCTGTGTAACCAATTGGTTTGTGTTCCTTCTCTCATCACCAATAAACTACCGTTTTCTAAAACAATATCTATTCTTTGTTTATTCTCCTTATGCTTAAAAGAAAACTTACGTTCTGCACCCAAAGATAATGAGCCAATTGCTCCATCTTTCTTTAACATTTTTTCTCCATCAGAATGATACGCCATCCCTTCTTCTCCAGAATGATATAAGTTTAGTAAACAAGAGTTAAAGGTTTCTCCACTTTCCTTTTCTACTATTTCTTTTAATTCTAACAATTCTTTTGTGAAAATATTTGCGGTTTTTGTTACTTTAGAATAGGTATAAGAATATGCTGACTCTCCATACCAAGCAACTTTCCTTTTGGTAATTATCTTTTTACCAAAAATAATAGCTTCATCATTTTTAAACTGAATAGATTCCATCAATTTTTGATAATAAAAACTACATTGATTTTTATTCAAAATTATTCCATGATAATT
The window above is part of the Polaribacter sp. SA4-12 genome. Proteins encoded here:
- a CDS encoding alpha-ketoglutarate-dependent dioxygenase AlkB family protein: MDLFSTETIKNILPFDGITNYHGIILNKNQCSFYYQKLMESIQFKNDEAIIFGKKIITKRKVAWYGESAYSYTYSKVTKTANIFTKELLELKEIVEKESGETFNSCLLNLYHSGEEGMAYHSDGEKMLKKDGAIGSLSLGAERKFSFKHKENKQRIDIVLENGSLLVMREGTQTNWLHRLPPTKKVRSPRINLTFRSIEL